The region GGAGTAACTTCTTAACAGCCTATATTATGTTGATACTCTCCTTTCTTTCTCTAAATCATGCATGTGAAATGTTCCTTTATCTGTAAAACTCACTTGCAAGAGCCCCCCCGAACTCTAAGAATCATCTCAATTTGTTACTCTGCTAAACAAGTAGGTTCATATCAATGCATTTCATGTGTATCTCATTGATCCCCCTTAATATTTAggatcatttcaaaaggaacaaaagaaaaactagtAGTAGTGCTTTTAAAAGGGTTTGGCGTTGGGCTCCCGTAATTAACACATCGTCGACCATAGTCGAGTAATCGCTGGGAggcaaaaaatggtcaaaatcaaGGCGCTTAATGggtaatatttgaatttttagaaaatatttcaaacaaaaGGGGCTGTTAATATTGGTATTTAAGGTTTCTCcccatttttctatttgttgAGGTATTTTAATACGAAGAAGAGGTCTCTGTTGTAAAACACGACATAGATTGCAATGTATTCCTCTTTTTCTGATAATTATGAACCCAATAGTGACAATAGTAAGGCGAGTGGAGTCCCCCGTTTTGAGTTCTTTGTCACTCCGAGGTGACTTGTTTTAACAGTTTTCACTTTGTCTAGGAGCCCCAGCCCGGTTCGGGAAGTACCTCCCCGCGCCGATCGGCCAAATCCGCCAGCCGTTCGCCGGCGCGCTCCAAGGATGCTTCCAACCGTTCCAGATCCAGGTCTCGCTCGCGTTCCAGGTCCAAATCTAAATCCAGGTATGAAACCCATAGCTCAACCGCGCCAAACCGTGGCCTAACGTCTGATTCCTTTTGGTAGGTCCCGTTCCCACAGGAGCTCGCGCAGGAACTATTCCCGTTCTCGCTCCCGCTCCCGTCGGCGCCGTTCCCGAAGCCGATCCGGCAGCCGGAGGAGGAGCCACAGCCGCTCGCCCATGTCCAACCGCCGCAGGCACATTGGCAACCGGGTAAAGTTTGTTTGACAACCTTAAGAAAGAAAGCAAGCAGATAAGCATTGGGCTTACGCTCCGATCTCACGTTCCCAGGCCAACCCCGACCCCAATGTATGCCTGGGCGTGTTCGGCCTGAGCCTGTACACCACCGAGCGAGACCTGCGAGACGTCTTCTCCAAGTACGGCCCCCTGGCGGACGTCAACATCGTTTACGACCAGCAGTCGCGGCGCTCCCGGGGATTCGCCTTTGTCTACTTTGAGAACTACGAGGACTCCAAGGAGGTGAGTCCCGGTTGACGTTTTTGCCATGTCGTCTTGGTTCTAACTCCGCCCCCCGCAGGCCAAGGAGCACGCCAACGGGATGGAACTGGACGGCCGACGAATCCGAGTGGATTTTTCCATCACCAAACGAGCGCACACCCCCACGCCTGGCATCTACATGGGAAGACCCACATAGTAAGTctccatctatatatatatatttttaaatgggctttttaaaaataagttcaaCCCCGTATACggcaaaaacaatcaaatagaTGATGGATAAAACTCGTGTTTtcagtggcggcggcggaggtGGCGGCAGCagcggaggaggagggggaggaagcAGCGGAGGCGGTTCCTCCAGGCGCATGTCCAGGGATTACGACCGAGGCTACGACAGAGGTTACGATCGCGGCTACGACCGGGACTACGATCGTTATGACGACCGGGAGTACCGATCCTACAGGTATTTATCTTCAATTATTAATAGGACAGACTGGcaaatattcatcatttttttcctaccaTTCCATAGACGAAGATCTCCATCGCCATATTACAGCAGGGGATACCGTTCCCGATCCAGATCACGCTCCTACTCTCCACGTATGTTTACTTTAAGATGATGACTGTAAAGTTTTAATGACTTCTGACTCCGCCCCCTCTGTTTTCTTACCACAGGTCACTACTGAGCAGTCAAGTCGTCCATTGTTTTTAGATGTTGTGAGGAGATCAGACCGAAACGTACACACGCGCGCACTCCAATGCATGGCAACACAAATTTAGCTaataaacccccccccccccaaaaaatttggACTCTCAAACTAAAGGGTACCTTTCAAAAggaatattgtttgtttgtttttgtagtgtAGTACAACTGCTtacaggatgttttttttttttttattcaggcaAGTTAGTCTGCTTcgcatcagattttttttttttttttgcttctgcagCGGCCATTGTAGTCTTTATTCATAGGAATCAAAATTCATAGTGCAGAGCCCTTGATTGACTGCTACAGATggccaatccatttcaaatggcTTGTCAAGATTTTAAACATGCTGAGCTTAGGTTCTCCCCAACAGGTAAATGTATATAAtggcttgcattttttttttgtcacattggTCTGATTTGTATCCATGAGGAATTTGTCAAGTGGTTTTCAAATAAAAGTCGAAAGCATTGCACAGtctcaatgtattttttaagtatatacggatatatttttcaattgtaaAGACATGATTGTAGCTCATTTGTCgtactatattatatatactggACTGAAGCTAATGACAAACATGAGTGTActaaaatgatgcacaaaaaaaaatgtagttcagAATTTGGGTCTAAGGTACGTGGTGTCCAATCACCCTTCTGCTAAGTTGAAAATAGCCTCACTGGGTGATATCCAGTCCATTTGAACActcactgccaaccctcccacttcaaatggaactTGAATATCTAGCATTTACAATATCAGACACTTTAAGCTAGTTGTGGCTACAGTTGAATGTCAATGCATGCTCGTTGGAATGTTACCCTGGCGTACTAACATGGCCGCCCGAGTCCATTTTAGTGCACGTCCAGACGTGTCGCTGACTAGGTAGGAATCATTGGAAGTTGCTATAGCATGTATATATACTTCCTACAACATTTGTACATCTTGTAATCATGACGTAGTCTGCAAACCACATTTCCGTTGTAAATTAAGTTACTTGTATTTAATCTCGACAAGACAAAGGgctccaaaatgatttttatccCCTCCGCTTTACTTAATTATTATATTCGCGTCGCGCAAAGCTGACATCATTGCCTCACTATCCCACGACCAATTAGAAGGCTTGCTTTTCATAACACTTCCGCTTAGTTTTCACTCCCAACTGCCTCAGTCTTTCTCAGCGGAGTGGTCTGCCTGAGCGGCTATCCCTGCAGTGCACGTTTCGCATAAGCAGAAAATAAAGGTACAAGTTAACAAATTTCAACTTAAACCACCAAACTGAAGTTCTAAATGTGTTGTTCGCTCGTAGCGTCGCTCATCGACTCTGTTCGCACACGAGTGCCTCACCTTATCCttttgctaacgttagcatgtCGCGTTTGATTGGACGTGGGAAGCCATGCGTTCTATTCTACAGAtagtgaaaacatgtttttttaaagctgtaCGTTAGCACTGTGTTCAGGGGAATGTGTTGTCGTGTTTAAATGGTAACCTGACGCAACTCATGCAGATGCCACCAAAGAAGGCTGAAGCCCCGAAACAGCCTCCGTTGATTGGACGCTTCGGGACGTCGCTAAAGATTGGAATTGTGGGACTACCTAACGTGGGGTAAGGTGCCACTATTCTTagtcattttctattaaaatattGTCTATGTTAACTGAGTGAAAGCCCTTAACATTGGACGTCTGTCAGTGGTGactaatgatttaaaatgtatttgtttttgtagaaaatcCACCTTTTTCAACGTGTTGACCAAAAGTCAAGCGGCCGCTGAAAACTTCCCCTTCTGCACCATCGACCCCAACGAAAGTCGAGTTCCCGTCCCGGATGAACGCTTTGACTTCCTCTGCAAGTATCATAAACCCgccaggtatgttttttttttatgatatttaGCAACCAATACGTTAACATAGGCTCTTTTGGGAAATGTTTTCATTGCAAAACGTGAATAAAATCATGACTTTTGTACATAGTAATTTACCTAGCGGcatctgtattatttttttagcaaggTTCCGGCGTTTCTGAACGTGGTGGACATCGCCGGCCTGGTGAAGGGCGCTCACGCTGGACAAGGGCTGGGAAATGCCTTCCTCTCGCACATCAGTGCCTGTGATGGCATCTTCCACATGACACGTGAGTCTAGTTGCG is a window of Stigmatopora nigra isolate UIUO_SnigA chromosome 13, RoL_Snig_1.1, whole genome shotgun sequence DNA encoding:
- the LOC144206694 gene encoding transformer-2 protein homolog alpha-like isoform X2, which gives rise to MSNRRRHIGNRANPDPNVCLGVFGLSLYTTERDLRDVFSKYGPLADVNIVYDQQSRRSRGFAFVYFENYEDSKEAKEHANGMELDGRRIRVDFSITKRAHTPTPGIYMGRPTYGGGGGGGSSGGGGGGSSGGGSSRRMSRDYDRGYDRGYDRGYDRDYDRYDDREYRSYRRRSPSPYYSRGYRSRSRSRSYSPRHY
- the LOC144206694 gene encoding transformer-2 protein homolog alpha-like isoform X1, producing the protein MSDTEKEFRDKEPQPGSGSTSPRRSAKSASRSPARSKDASNRSRSRSRSRSRSKSKSRSRSHRSSRRNYSRSRSRSRRRRSRSRSGSRRRSHSRSPMSNRRRHIGNRANPDPNVCLGVFGLSLYTTERDLRDVFSKYGPLADVNIVYDQQSRRSRGFAFVYFENYEDSKEAKEHANGMELDGRRIRVDFSITKRAHTPTPGIYMGRPTYGGGGGGGSSGGGGGGSSGGGSSRRMSRDYDRGYDRGYDRGYDRDYDRYDDREYRSYRRRSPSPYYSRGYRSRSRSRSYSPRHY